In one window of Phycisphaerales bacterium DNA:
- a CDS encoding HAMP domain-containing sensor histidine kinase produces MWRGLSLAQKCLLVFGTAIVLVVLAALTVPWLRMTKLIDAGQQDISHQMVITWEALGRAEAATSGVLPLPNIPARQWPLAGLEPYGTKVARGGIMATRLTVDQATELARVDPFIARALAAFRDDATQNELQAAQWSGTTREYRYAKADRVISAGTSRLVSIVVLERRSVEATRLLLSNTIYLLGAGAAVLLPALLVLYIITQKLILQPVRALRDTAQRVQEGNVAIRSEIRTGDEFEHLAETFNSMLNDLQVGQDRLRSINSALDLKLHELAESNSSLYHAAKVKGEFLANVSHELRTPLNSIIGFAELLMEVARNDLEREPTPGVQKRIRYLENILTAGKNLLNLINTLLEMSRIEAGRVELSIERMNLRDACEGLIGLIAPIADKRGVQLKLEVGEDLPVVSTDPRKFQQVVFNFLSNAVKFVEPMERTGRQPQVTLRAERLRGSGGPDGGQDRVRVSVIDNGPGIPREEQEKVFEKFYQLDGGHTREHTGTGLGLAISKELAQILQSEIQLVSEVGRGSMFSLIMPLQLGEEHAEVSALEAKFRGSLTSGRGWEG; encoded by the coding sequence ATGTGGCGTGGACTCTCCCTGGCCCAGAAGTGCCTCCTTGTGTTCGGCACTGCGATTGTGCTGGTGGTGCTGGCCGCGCTGACGGTGCCGTGGCTGCGGATGACCAAGCTCATCGACGCGGGGCAGCAGGACATCTCGCACCAGATGGTGATCACGTGGGAGGCGCTGGGGCGGGCGGAGGCGGCGACCTCGGGGGTGCTGCCGCTGCCGAACATCCCGGCGCGCCAGTGGCCGCTCGCGGGGCTGGAGCCGTACGGGACCAAGGTCGCCCGCGGCGGCATCATGGCGACGCGTCTGACGGTTGATCAGGCGACGGAGCTTGCGCGGGTTGACCCGTTCATCGCGCGGGCGCTCGCAGCCTTCCGGGACGACGCGACGCAGAACGAGCTGCAGGCGGCGCAGTGGTCGGGCACCACGCGTGAGTACCGCTACGCCAAGGCCGACCGCGTGATCTCAGCCGGCACGTCGCGGCTGGTGAGCATCGTTGTGCTCGAGCGACGCAGCGTTGAGGCGACCCGCCTGCTGCTCTCGAACACGATCTACCTGCTGGGCGCGGGCGCGGCGGTGCTGCTCCCCGCGCTGCTCGTGCTCTACATCATCACTCAGAAGCTGATCCTGCAGCCGGTCAGGGCCCTCCGCGACACCGCCCAGCGCGTGCAGGAGGGCAATGTCGCGATCCGGTCAGAAATCAGAACGGGGGACGAGTTCGAGCATCTCGCGGAGACGTTCAACTCCATGCTGAACGACCTCCAGGTTGGTCAGGACCGGTTGCGCTCGATCAACTCTGCCCTGGACCTCAAGCTGCACGAACTGGCCGAGAGCAACTCGTCGCTGTACCACGCCGCCAAGGTCAAGGGCGAGTTCCTCGCGAACGTGAGCCACGAGCTGCGCACGCCGCTCAACTCGATCATCGGATTCGCGGAGCTGCTGATGGAGGTCGCCCGCAACGATCTCGAGCGCGAGCCCACCCCGGGGGTGCAGAAGCGGATCCGGTACCTTGAGAACATCCTGACCGCGGGCAAGAACCTGCTGAACCTGATCAACACCCTGCTGGAGATGTCTCGGATTGAGGCGGGCCGGGTGGAGTTGTCCATCGAGCGCATGAACCTGCGCGACGCGTGCGAGGGGCTGATCGGGCTCATCGCCCCCATTGCCGACAAGCGCGGCGTGCAGCTCAAGCTCGAAGTCGGCGAGGACCTCCCGGTGGTGAGCACCGACCCCAGGAAGTTCCAGCAGGTCGTGTTCAACTTCCTCAGCAACGCGGTGAAGTTCGTCGAGCCTATGGAGCGTACCGGCCGCCAGCCGCAGGTGACGCTGCGCGCCGAGCGGCTGCGCGGGAGTGGCGGCCCTGACGGCGGGCAGGACCGTGTGCGCGTGAGCGTGATCGACAATGGCCCGGGGATCCCGCGGGAGGAACAAGAGAAGGTCTTCGAGAAGTTCTACCAGCTCGACGGCGGGCACACGCGCGAGCACACTGGCACGGGCCTGGGACTCGCAATCTCTAAGGAGCTTGCGCAGATCCTCCAGTCGGAGATTCAGCTGGTAAGCGAGGTGGGGCGCGGCTCGATGTTCAGCCTGATCATGCCCCTCCAACTGGGGGAAGAGCACGCGGAGGTCTCAGCCCTCGAGGCCAAGTTCAGGGGTTCGCTCACGAGCGGGCGGGGCTGGGAAGGCTAG
- a CDS encoding acyl-CoA dehydrogenase family protein: MADLKNLKGVSDTDKKMIEDAEALLGPEPTSMGFVKNLFWGNLREDLCFPYPQQTASEKEECDKLLARLDHYLRTEHPSTLIDQEQEIPQWVIKRLFDLGVLGMTIPKEHGGLGLGITSYNRVLERIGMSCGSTAVMVSAHQSIGCKAVMLYGTDEQKARWLPHLAKDWLSAFCLSEPNVGCDAGGQETRCEKTADGEFYIINGEKKWATSGALSGMFTVMAKQKMADGKDKVTALVCTPDMEGVDIFQKNRSKCGIRGTWQARIRFTNVKVPKANLLFQEGKGLNVALTCLNYGRCTLSAGMLGGARRVRDQATKWSRTRYQFGRPLSDFELVQQQLARMAAYDYAMDAVLYMTTGMLDRHDEDIMVETAICKVFCSEFGWRVVNDGLQIMGGEGYMSENEVERVFRDSRINLIVEGANEVMQSFVWAYGGKKLLESMLGVQGAVGWDADQSFGGNIGRIMKNGLNPTIARAAIPLGLELFLGLRRKAPALNGIKSATLRPQADRLTAMIRDFSHQYKQACKRYREAMITRQVVQARLADAAIMLHAWCCTLSKLDADMQRHGGGVSGSVNMTPEFERDRAAALHFFDLAEVAIHTNFRALYENPDDTMLVAAAAAIKHSDTLPNDQFVVPEKSPTAKGTGRPARQEGIKQFPGGSALKQQQVAPVS; encoded by the coding sequence ATGGCCGACCTCAAGAACCTCAAGGGCGTTTCCGACACCGACAAGAAGATGATCGAGGACGCGGAAGCCCTGCTCGGCCCCGAGCCGACGTCCATGGGCTTTGTCAAGAACCTCTTCTGGGGCAACCTCCGCGAGGACCTCTGCTTCCCCTACCCCCAGCAGACCGCCTCCGAGAAGGAGGAGTGCGACAAGCTGCTCGCGCGCCTGGACCACTACCTCCGCACCGAGCACCCCAGCACCCTGATCGACCAGGAGCAGGAGATCCCCCAGTGGGTCATCAAGCGGCTCTTTGATCTGGGCGTGCTGGGCATGACGATCCCCAAGGAGCACGGCGGCCTGGGCCTGGGCATCACCAGCTACAACCGCGTGCTCGAGCGCATCGGCATGTCCTGCGGCTCCACCGCCGTGATGGTCTCCGCCCACCAGTCCATCGGCTGCAAGGCGGTCATGCTCTACGGCACCGACGAGCAGAAGGCCCGCTGGCTCCCCCACCTCGCCAAGGACTGGCTCTCCGCCTTCTGCCTCTCCGAGCCCAACGTCGGCTGCGACGCCGGCGGCCAGGAGACCCGCTGCGAGAAGACAGCCGACGGCGAGTTCTACATCATCAACGGCGAGAAGAAGTGGGCCACCTCCGGCGCCCTCTCCGGCATGTTCACCGTCATGGCCAAGCAGAAGATGGCCGACGGCAAGGACAAGGTCACCGCCCTGGTCTGCACGCCAGACATGGAGGGCGTCGACATCTTCCAGAAGAACCGCAGCAAGTGCGGAATCCGCGGCACCTGGCAGGCCCGCATCCGCTTCACCAACGTCAAGGTCCCCAAGGCCAACCTCCTCTTCCAGGAGGGCAAGGGTTTAAACGTCGCGCTCACCTGCCTCAACTACGGCCGCTGCACCCTCTCCGCCGGCATGCTCGGAGGTGCACGCCGCGTGCGTGATCAGGCCACCAAGTGGTCGCGCACCCGCTACCAGTTCGGCCGCCCGCTCTCTGACTTCGAGCTCGTGCAGCAGCAGCTCGCCCGCATGGCCGCGTACGACTACGCCATGGACGCGGTGCTCTACATGACCACCGGCATGCTCGACCGCCACGACGAGGACATCATGGTCGAGACGGCCATCTGCAAGGTCTTCTGCTCCGAGTTCGGCTGGCGGGTCGTCAACGACGGCCTGCAGATCATGGGCGGCGAGGGCTACATGAGCGAGAACGAGGTCGAGCGGGTCTTCCGCGACTCGCGCATCAACCTCATCGTCGAGGGCGCCAACGAGGTCATGCAGTCCTTCGTGTGGGCCTACGGCGGCAAGAAGCTGCTGGAGAGCATGCTGGGCGTGCAGGGCGCGGTGGGCTGGGACGCCGACCAGTCCTTCGGCGGCAATATTGGCCGCATCATGAAGAACGGTTTGAACCCCACCATCGCCCGCGCGGCCATCCCCCTGGGCCTCGAGCTCTTCCTGGGCCTGCGCCGCAAGGCCCCCGCCCTCAACGGCATCAAGTCCGCCACGCTCCGCCCCCAGGCCGACCGCCTCACGGCCATGATCCGCGACTTCAGCCACCAGTACAAGCAGGCATGCAAGCGCTACCGCGAGGCCATGATCACCCGCCAGGTCGTGCAGGCCCGCCTCGCCGACGCCGCCATCATGCTCCACGCCTGGTGCTGCACGCTCTCCAAGCTGGACGCCGACATGCAACGGCACGGCGGCGGGGTCAGTGGCTCGGTCAACATGACCCCCGAGTTCGAGCGCGACCGCGCCGCGGCCCTGCACTTCTTCGACCTCGCCGAGGTCGCCATCCACACCAACTTCCGCGCCCTCTACGAGAACCCCGACGACACCATGCTGGTCGCGGCGGCCGCCGCCATCAAGCACTCCGACACCCTCCCCAACGACCAGTTCGTGGTCCCCGAAAAGTCCCCCACCGCCAAGGGCACCGGCCGCCCCGCCCGCCAGGAGGGCATCAAGCAGTTCCCCGGCGGCTCCGCCCTCAAGCAGCAGCAGGTGGCACCGGTCTCCTGA
- a CDS encoding TetR/AcrR family transcriptional regulator has translation MQTRERLVRAAYEVFLQQGFNAVGIDQVLQKVGVTKTTFYNHFESKDDLVAAVLQWRNAQWPRALKKVFEDAGETDAAERLVLLLRQRDEIWELPKGGTGLFTRAACEYPAGQGPVRQAIAEYRATLEKELLSITRATGAADPEALMREIKLVLAGVAGMNLVGDTERVNETAVHVARQVIERHLVSAPKKKAAKAPPKKKKR, from the coding sequence ATGCAAACGCGCGAACGGCTCGTCCGCGCCGCCTACGAAGTGTTCCTACAGCAGGGCTTCAACGCGGTTGGAATCGATCAGGTCCTCCAAAAGGTGGGCGTCACCAAGACGACCTTCTACAACCACTTCGAGAGCAAGGACGACCTCGTCGCGGCGGTGCTCCAGTGGCGCAACGCGCAGTGGCCTCGGGCCCTCAAGAAGGTCTTCGAGGACGCCGGCGAGACGGATGCGGCCGAGCGGCTGGTGCTGCTGCTTCGCCAACGGGATGAGATCTGGGAGCTGCCTAAGGGGGGGACGGGGCTGTTCACGCGGGCGGCGTGCGAGTACCCAGCGGGTCAGGGCCCGGTGCGGCAGGCGATCGCCGAGTACCGCGCGACGCTCGAGAAAGAACTCCTGTCAATCACCAGGGCGACTGGCGCGGCTGACCCCGAGGCGCTGATGCGAGAGATAAAACTGGTGCTCGCAGGGGTGGCCGGTATGAACCTGGTTGGTGACACGGAGCGCGTGAACGAAACGGCGGTGCACGTGGCTCGGCAGGTGATCGAGCGTCACCTGGTGAGCGCGCCGAAGAAGAAGGCGGCGAAGGCGCCCCCGAAGAAGAAGAAGCGCTAA
- a CDS encoding enoyl-CoA hydratase/isomerase family protein, whose amino-acid sequence MTATPLPLHVDQDGPHAGIATLTLEQPGKPVVVLELEVFQRLETTLRTLPRGLVGLVIASASERVFVAGADLKSIMDLDDAALDKYLQYGSRVFQMVADLPFQTAAAINGAALGGGLELAMHCDGLIGAPPFTGKPYPVGLPEAGLKICPGWGGTNLLPARMDAADALRRTATGSTLMFDEAVKHGCLFDAVAPSPRELLTTAKNWVMDYSHFNTRRDGAPSRWIGRPNCSPTVIAALDATRAELQTTEPGKAVAEAVNEGLLRGYDAALAVERRQLIRLRNLPPAKEAIAAFFAKSAKK is encoded by the coding sequence ATGACGGCTACTCCGCTCCCGCTCCACGTTGACCAGGACGGCCCGCACGCCGGCATCGCCACGCTCACCCTCGAGCAGCCCGGCAAGCCAGTGGTCGTCCTCGAGCTTGAGGTCTTCCAGCGCCTCGAAACCACGCTCCGCACCCTCCCCCGCGGCCTCGTGGGCCTCGTCATCGCCTCCGCCTCCGAACGCGTCTTCGTCGCCGGCGCCGACCTCAAGTCCATCATGGACCTGGACGACGCCGCGCTCGACAAGTACCTCCAGTACGGCAGCCGCGTGTTCCAGATGGTCGCCGACCTGCCATTCCAAACCGCCGCGGCAATCAACGGCGCGGCCCTGGGCGGCGGCCTTGAGCTGGCCATGCACTGCGACGGGTTGATCGGCGCACCACCCTTCACTGGGAAGCCCTACCCAGTCGGTCTTCCCGAGGCCGGCCTCAAGATCTGCCCCGGCTGGGGCGGCACGAACCTGTTGCCCGCCCGGATGGACGCCGCGGATGCGCTCCGCCGGACCGCGACGGGCAGCACGCTCATGTTCGACGAGGCTGTCAAGCACGGCTGCCTGTTCGACGCGGTCGCACCCTCTCCCCGCGAGCTGCTGACCACGGCGAAGAACTGGGTGATGGATTACAGCCACTTCAACACCAGGCGTGACGGCGCTCCGTCGCGATGGATCGGTCGGCCGAACTGTTCACCGACGGTCATCGCCGCCCTCGACGCCACCCGCGCCGAGCTCCAAACAACTGAACCCGGCAAGGCCGTCGCCGAAGCCGTGAACGAGGGCCTGCTCCGCGGCTACGACGCCGCCCTCGCCGTCGAACGCCGCCAGCTCATCCGCCTCCGCAACCTGCCCCCCGCGAAGGAAGCCATCGCCGCGTTCTTCGCGAAGTCAGCGAAGAAGTAG
- a CDS encoding efflux transporter outer membrane subunit — protein sequence MKNAALIRVSAPALLMLLAGCTVGPDYKAPERQLSASYSSLDQVPQATSDGAATSTPITAQPLTQEALATWWRNFNDPVLDSLVERAINQNLDLKAAAARVREARALLGVAESGYYPTVGTGASASRFRNSERTAGGQFANADRDRSLYDASIDASYEIDVFGGVRRGVEAARADIEGLIEDRRDVMITLAAEVGRAYTDLRGFQRRVNLSNQIIRASRETVELTRSRFDAGLAGDLEVAQAQAQLSTREAQLPTYQAGLRTAAHRLGVLLGEEPGSLIAELNPSTVNQPDAAPPQLPTPPAEVPVGLPSELLLRRPDIRRAERNLAAATARIGVATADLYPRFSITGAFGFQAGQIGDVFDANARYWNIGPAVRWNLFTGGAVRARIEAAGAREEQALYAYDQTILLSFEEVENALTNFIQEQARRRALQDAVSANERAVNLSMDRYRSGIGDFLTVLDTQRQLYDTQDALVQSETGVTRSLVGLYKALGGGWGAQEQALAPQAPGNPEGNAGTGGAS from the coding sequence TTGAAGAACGCCGCCCTCATCCGAGTGTCCGCCCCCGCCCTGCTGATGCTGCTCGCCGGCTGCACCGTCGGCCCTGACTACAAAGCCCCCGAGCGCCAGCTCTCCGCCTCGTACAGCTCGCTAGACCAGGTCCCGCAGGCCACAAGCGACGGCGCGGCCACCTCCACCCCCATCACCGCCCAGCCCCTCACGCAGGAGGCCCTCGCGACCTGGTGGCGCAACTTCAATGACCCTGTGCTCGACTCGCTGGTTGAACGTGCCATCAACCAGAACCTGGACCTCAAGGCCGCCGCGGCCCGCGTCCGTGAGGCCCGCGCCCTGCTCGGCGTAGCCGAATCCGGCTACTACCCCACCGTTGGGACGGGCGCCTCCGCCTCCCGCTTCCGCAACAGCGAGCGCACCGCCGGAGGTCAGTTCGCCAATGCCGACCGCGACCGCTCCCTCTACGACGCCAGCATCGACGCGTCGTACGAGATTGACGTTTTCGGCGGCGTCAGGCGCGGCGTTGAGGCCGCCCGCGCCGACATTGAAGGACTCATCGAGGACCGGCGCGACGTCATGATCACGCTCGCGGCGGAAGTCGGGCGCGCGTACACCGATCTGCGCGGCTTCCAGCGCCGCGTGAACCTCAGCAACCAGATTATCCGCGCGTCACGTGAAACCGTCGAACTCACCCGCTCCCGCTTCGACGCGGGCCTCGCGGGCGACCTCGAGGTCGCGCAGGCGCAGGCCCAGCTCTCCACCCGCGAGGCACAGCTGCCCACGTATCAGGCGGGCCTCCGCACCGCAGCCCACCGCCTCGGCGTGCTGCTCGGCGAGGAGCCCGGGAGCCTGATCGCTGAACTGAACCCCTCGACGGTGAACCAGCCCGACGCCGCCCCCCCGCAGTTGCCCACGCCACCCGCGGAGGTCCCTGTTGGTCTGCCCTCCGAACTGCTGCTCCGCCGCCCGGATATCCGACGCGCCGAGCGCAACCTCGCGGCCGCGACCGCTCGCATCGGCGTCGCCACCGCAGACCTCTACCCCCGCTTCTCCATCACCGGCGCCTTTGGCTTCCAGGCCGGGCAGATCGGCGACGTGTTCGACGCTAACGCCCGCTACTGGAACATCGGCCCGGCAGTGCGCTGGAACCTGTTTACGGGCGGCGCGGTGCGGGCGCGTATCGAGGCCGCGGGTGCCCGCGAGGAGCAGGCCCTGTACGCCTACGACCAGACGATCCTGCTGTCATTCGAGGAGGTGGAGAACGCGCTGACGAACTTCATCCAGGAGCAGGCCCGCCGGCGTGCGTTGCAGGACGCCGTGTCCGCGAACGAGCGTGCGGTGAACCTGTCCATGGACCGCTACCGCAGCGGCATCGGCGACTTCCTCACCGTCCTCGACACCCAGCGGCAGCTCTACGACACGCAGGACGCCCTCGTGCAGTCCGAGACCGGGGTCACTCGCAGCCTCGTGGGCCTGTACAAGGCCCTCGGCGGCGGCTGGGGCGCCCAGGAGCAGGCGCTCGCGCCGCAGGCCCCGGGTAATCCCGAAGGGAACGCCGGAACCGGCGGTGCGTCGTAA
- the ribD gene encoding bifunctional diaminohydroxyphosphoribosylaminopyrimidine deaminase/5-amino-6-(5-phosphoribosylamino)uracil reductase RibD, producing the protein MSEAKRMLDLAARAALRAAGHAEPNPLVGCVLVKDGRVLGIGHHRRYGGLHAEREALLSCQRQGNDPRGSTAYVTLEPCNGHGKQPPCSQALVEAGVARVVYARPDPNPPKSGGAMTLRQAGIACELSTDSPLASGLAAPFVKRLATGLPWTIAKWAQTIDGRIATRTGESKWISNERSRVRVHRLRGRVDAILTGIGTVLADDPLLTPRGVRARRVPKRVIADTDLDLPASSMLASTAKDTPTLLACEASLTTAEITKHRVAYLQSLGVQVIPIPTRPRAGSASGIDLAALLRVLAAEHQVATVMVEAGPGLLGSLVEEDLIDEAVIYIAPMLLGDELAKSVAVGRVAEQLKSARRFDLWCVRPVGGDVELTYRRREPAYP; encoded by the coding sequence TTGTCGGAAGCCAAGCGCATGCTGGACCTGGCCGCGAGGGCGGCGCTGCGCGCGGCGGGCCATGCCGAGCCCAACCCGCTGGTGGGGTGCGTGCTCGTGAAGGACGGGCGGGTCCTCGGGATTGGGCACCACAGGCGGTACGGCGGGCTGCACGCCGAGCGTGAGGCGCTGCTGTCGTGCCAGCGGCAGGGGAACGACCCGCGCGGGAGCACGGCCTATGTGACGTTGGAGCCGTGCAACGGGCACGGCAAGCAGCCGCCGTGCTCGCAGGCGCTGGTCGAGGCGGGGGTCGCACGCGTCGTGTACGCACGGCCGGACCCGAACCCGCCCAAGAGCGGTGGTGCAATGACATTGCGGCAGGCGGGGATCGCATGTGAGTTGTCGACCGACAGCCCGCTCGCGAGCGGGCTCGCGGCGCCGTTCGTCAAGCGGCTGGCGACTGGGTTGCCGTGGACGATTGCCAAGTGGGCTCAGACCATCGACGGGCGGATCGCGACGCGCACGGGTGAGAGCAAGTGGATCAGCAACGAGCGGTCGCGGGTGCGGGTGCACCGCCTGCGCGGGCGGGTGGACGCGATCCTGACGGGCATCGGGACGGTGCTCGCGGATGATCCGCTGCTGACGCCCCGCGGTGTGCGGGCGCGGCGTGTGCCCAAGCGTGTGATCGCGGACACGGACCTGGATCTTCCGGCGAGCTCGATGCTCGCGAGCACGGCGAAGGACACCCCGACGCTGCTTGCGTGCGAGGCGAGCCTCACGACGGCCGAAATCACGAAGCACCGCGTCGCGTACCTGCAGAGTCTGGGGGTGCAGGTCATCCCAATCCCCACCCGCCCACGAGCGGGGAGCGCTTCGGGCATCGACCTCGCGGCCCTGCTGCGGGTGCTCGCGGCGGAGCACCAGGTCGCGACGGTGATGGTGGAGGCGGGCCCGGGGTTGCTGGGGTCGCTCGTCGAGGAAGACCTCATCGACGAGGCGGTGATCTACATTGCGCCGATGCTGCTGGGGGACGAGCTCGCGAAGTCGGTGGCGGTGGGGCGGGTGGCCGAGCAGCTGAAGTCGGCGCGCCGGTTCGATCTATGGTGTGTGCGGCCGGTGGGAGGGGATGTGGAGCTGACCTACCGACGGCGCGAGCCTGCGTACCCCTGA
- the fahA gene encoding fumarylacetoacetase, with translation MAYPAIDATHDPNLRSWVESANDPSTDFPIQNLPLCTIEATHGEGEHRHTHDHLGIAIGDSILDVSMLNEAGYFARDDEELAELLNYPYWSGIMAASHQGSAARLRKAVQHFLNATTHASQPIKRLREKAMRKQTEVTHFLPVSTFNYTDFYASIHHASTVGSMFRPDNPLLPNYKWVPIGYHGRASSLVVSGTEIVRPSGQQSPPDDKPGAAPAFGPSKLLDYELEVGCVLAPGNNLGEPIKIANADSNILGLCLVNDWSARDLQKWEYQPLGPFLAKNFATTVSPFVVTREALAPFRCPAYQRPEGDPRPLDYLNDETDQAQGGFDITLEVYLQSADMAKRGLAPHRLSSGRSFRDMYWTFAQMIAHHTCNGCNFQPGDLIASGTVSGPTPDSRGCLLELTWDGMGEGGKPKPRKAIELPTGEKRTFLADGDTVIMKAFCEREGFRRIGFGECRGTIRG, from the coding sequence ATGGCCTACCCCGCTATCGACGCGACGCACGACCCGAACCTCCGCTCCTGGGTGGAGTCCGCGAACGACCCCAGCACCGACTTCCCCATCCAGAACCTGCCGCTGTGCACCATCGAGGCCACACACGGCGAGGGAGAGCACCGGCACACCCACGACCACCTCGGGATCGCGATTGGCGACTCCATCCTCGACGTCTCCATGCTTAATGAGGCGGGGTACTTCGCCCGTGATGACGAGGAGCTCGCGGAGCTGCTGAACTACCCGTACTGGTCGGGCATCATGGCCGCGTCACACCAGGGCTCCGCGGCCCGGCTGCGCAAGGCCGTGCAGCACTTCCTGAACGCCACCACGCATGCCTCGCAGCCGATCAAGCGGCTGCGGGAGAAGGCGATGCGCAAGCAGACCGAGGTCACGCACTTTCTGCCAGTGTCCACCTTCAACTACACCGACTTTTACGCCAGCATCCACCACGCCAGCACCGTCGGCTCGATGTTCCGGCCGGACAACCCGCTGCTGCCCAACTACAAGTGGGTCCCAATCGGCTACCACGGGCGGGCCTCGTCGCTGGTGGTGTCAGGCACCGAGATTGTGCGTCCCTCGGGCCAGCAGTCCCCGCCCGACGACAAGCCCGGTGCCGCCCCCGCGTTCGGCCCCAGCAAACTGCTCGACTATGAGCTTGAGGTCGGGTGCGTGCTTGCGCCGGGCAACAACCTGGGCGAGCCGATCAAGATCGCCAACGCCGACTCCAACATCCTGGGGCTCTGCCTCGTGAATGACTGGTCGGCACGCGACCTCCAAAAGTGGGAATACCAGCCCCTGGGCCCCTTCCTCGCCAAGAACTTCGCGACGACGGTCTCGCCCTTCGTTGTCACCCGCGAGGCCCTCGCGCCCTTCCGCTGCCCCGCCTACCAGCGGCCCGAAGGAGACCCCAGGCCACTGGACTACCTCAACGACGAGACCGACCAGGCCCAGGGCGGCTTCGACATCACGCTCGAGGTCTACCTCCAGTCCGCCGACATGGCGAAGCGCGGCCTCGCCCCCCACCGCCTCAGCAGCGGCCGCTCGTTCCGCGACATGTACTGGACCTTCGCCCAGATGATTGCGCACCACACCTGCAACGGCTGCAACTTCCAGCCCGGCGACCTCATCGCGAGCGGCACCGTCAGCGGCCCCACTCCAGACTCCCGCGGCTGCCTGCTCGAGCTCACGTGGGACGGGATGGGCGAGGGCGGCAAGCCCAAGCCGCGCAAGGCGATTGAACTGCCCACCGGCGAGAAGCGCACTTTCCTCGCTGATGGCGATACGGTGATCATGAAGGCTTTCTGCGAACGAGAAGGCTTCCGCCGAATCGGCTTTGGCGAGTGCCGCGGCACGATCCGCGGGTGA
- a CDS encoding aldo/keto reductase, with protein sequence MHTWGDRTVSRRQALALSLSAGATLALTPALLAALRQDGKQPTSQPTPKLKLLQRAIPSSGELLPVIGLGRGPDKVDHEAFKEVLKTLIDHGGKLVDTVHDTLGTGEKAAAAAAVELGVHDRIFWSLRGTVPGPPQPGTDRLKASIEASFERLKLPKIDLIQVHVSAPPSHLELLKDLKKQGRLRYIGVQAGFDQQLPQLEAVMRKETIDFVGIRYTPDSRKVEETILPLALERKMGVLAYFPFGGNIGPGGVVTSSLFRRVGDAKLPEWAAEFDAKTWAQFFLKFIISHPAITAVRAGTTKPAHMLDNLQGGVGKLPDEATRKRIVELVDALPPDPQAPAPAGPGPGPGPAPARK encoded by the coding sequence ATGCATACATGGGGTGACCGCACCGTCTCGCGCCGCCAGGCGCTCGCACTCTCCCTCAGCGCCGGTGCGACGCTCGCGCTCACGCCCGCGCTGCTCGCCGCGCTCCGACAGGACGGGAAGCAGCCCACTTCTCAACCCACCCCCAAGCTCAAACTCCTCCAGCGCGCCATTCCCTCCTCCGGCGAGCTCCTCCCCGTCATCGGCCTGGGCCGCGGCCCTGACAAAGTGGACCACGAGGCCTTCAAGGAGGTCCTTAAGACCCTCATCGACCACGGCGGCAAGCTCGTCGACACCGTGCACGACACCCTCGGCACCGGCGAGAAGGCCGCCGCCGCGGCGGCGGTCGAGCTCGGCGTCCACGACAGAATCTTCTGGTCCCTCCGCGGCACCGTGCCCGGCCCGCCGCAGCCCGGCACCGACCGCCTCAAGGCCTCGATCGAAGCCTCCTTCGAGCGCCTGAAACTCCCGAAGATCGACCTCATCCAGGTCCACGTCAGCGCCCCGCCCTCACACCTCGAGCTCCTCAAGGACCTCAAGAAGCAGGGCCGCCTCCGTTACATCGGCGTGCAGGCCGGCTTCGACCAGCAGCTCCCGCAGCTCGAGGCCGTGATGCGCAAGGAAACCATCGACTTCGTGGGCATCCGCTACACGCCTGACAGCCGCAAGGTGGAGGAGACCATCCTGCCGCTCGCGCTGGAACGCAAGATGGGCGTGCTCGCGTACTTCCCCTTCGGCGGCAACATCGGCCCCGGCGGCGTTGTGACGAGCAGCCTCTTCCGCCGCGTGGGCGACGCGAAGCTGCCGGAATGGGCCGCGGAGTTCGATGCCAAGACCTGGGCCCAGTTCTTCCTCAAGTTCATCATCAGCCACCCCGCGATCACGGCCGTGCGCGCCGGCACTACTAAACCCGCGCACATGCTCGACAACCTGCAGGGCGGCGTGGGCAAGCTGCCCGACGAGGCGACGCGCAAGCGAATCGTCGAACTGGTGGATGCGCTCCCGCCCGACCCCCAAGCCCCCGCGCCCGCTGGCCCCGGTCCTGGGCCGGGCCCCGCCCCTGCTCGTAAGTAG